From a region of the Stenotrophomonas sp. BIO128-Bstrain genome:
- the ribD gene encoding bifunctional diaminohydroxyphosphoribosylaminopyrimidine deaminase/5-amino-6-(5-phosphoribosylamino)uracil reductase RibD yields the protein MTDFSALDHQHMAHALRLAERAAYTARPNPMVGCVIARDGVVVGEGWHQRTGGPHAEVFALRQAGEQARGATAYVTLEPCAHHGRTPPCALALIDAGVSRVVAAMRDPFPKVDGGGFVLLREAGIEVAEGLMATQARELNRGFLSRIERGRPWLRVKLAASLDGRTAMADGTSKWITGAAAREDVQHWRARAGAILTGAATVLADDPMLTVRLADTDVLPPLRVVLDARLRSLECSRVREGGAPTLYVHDAAVSPPDVADAEFASVPSRDGRLDLGAVLALLAERGINEVHTEAGATLAGALLAGGWVDELLLYQAPTLLGEHGRPLLSGLGIHAMEQQRRLRVVDQRQVGADVRLLMRP from the coding sequence ATGACCGATTTCTCCGCTCTCGACCATCAGCACATGGCGCACGCGCTGCGCCTGGCCGAACGTGCCGCGTACACCGCGCGGCCCAATCCCATGGTGGGGTGCGTGATTGCCCGCGATGGGGTCGTGGTGGGCGAGGGCTGGCACCAGCGCACCGGCGGCCCGCACGCCGAAGTGTTCGCGCTGCGCCAGGCCGGTGAGCAGGCCCGCGGCGCCACCGCCTACGTCACCCTGGAGCCCTGCGCGCACCACGGGCGCACACCGCCGTGTGCACTGGCCCTGATCGACGCCGGTGTCAGCCGCGTGGTGGCCGCGATGCGTGATCCCTTCCCGAAGGTCGACGGGGGCGGCTTCGTGCTGCTGCGCGAGGCCGGCATCGAGGTGGCCGAAGGCCTGATGGCCACGCAGGCGCGCGAGCTCAACAGGGGCTTCCTGTCGCGCATCGAGCGCGGCCGTCCGTGGCTGCGGGTGAAGCTGGCCGCCAGCCTGGATGGCCGCACCGCGATGGCCGACGGGACATCGAAATGGATCACCGGCGCGGCCGCGCGCGAGGATGTGCAGCACTGGCGCGCGCGGGCCGGCGCCATCCTTACCGGTGCGGCCACCGTGCTGGCTGACGATCCGATGTTGACCGTGCGCCTGGCCGATACCGACGTGCTGCCGCCGCTGCGCGTGGTGCTCGATGCACGCCTGCGTTCGCTGGAATGTAGTCGCGTACGCGAGGGTGGGGCGCCGACGTTGTACGTGCACGACGCCGCCGTCAGCCCACCGGATGTGGCTGATGCCGAATTCGCCAGCGTGCCCAGCCGCGATGGCCGCCTGGACCTGGGCGCGGTGCTGGCCCTGCTCGCCGAACGCGGCATCAATGAAGTGCACACCGAAGCCGGTGCGACGCTGGCCGGTGCATTGCTGGCCGGCGGTTGGGTCGACGAACTGCTGCTCTACCAGGCGCCCACGCTGCTCGGCGAACATGGCCGGCCGCT